A window from Engraulis encrasicolus isolate BLACKSEA-1 chromosome 11, IST_EnEncr_1.0, whole genome shotgun sequence encodes these proteins:
- the pigo gene encoding GPI ethanolamine phosphate transferase 3 — MKRLPILALLLWVCALFYVGIFLFVGGFLLVRLEVNRTSTCEDVLLPSSSSSSSSSSSASSQADFCRAQPRFRRAVVLVIDALKSDFARYDPSNLSPRPYENKLPVLDELARSRPGHTGLFTFQADPPTTTMQRIKGFTTGSLPTFIDVGNNFASSAILEDNLIHQLGQAGKRVVFMGDDTWENLFPKKFHRSLPFPSFNVKDLHTVDNGILQHIYPAMKGGDWDVLIAHFLGVDHCGHRYGPDHPAMADKLTQMNDVIRSVVEHLENDTLLVVMGDHGMTDTGDHGGESAKETEAALFLYSHSPLFPNPQTKEDPSVVPQTDLVPTLALLLGIPIPYSSVGQVLLPLFPLPGQAPGQGGGPDQAEALWVNAKQVNRFLETYSSMAKDIPPDRLVDLRSAFARVSAAYLASLQQGEPASPELLRSMQAYLTSVRDTCRASWARFHPLKMAAGLVLLAGACLLCYVLSELSSAVLSVEGGVLRTPLVAGAGVALCVGAAQLASLGYVDVPWCLAAAAASSEVLFLWRNCRRSLRSSSSSSSSSSHKGRVLAAAPRRSLLSAALVAVLLRCASLLSDSYVIAEGRAVTFLLCSLGLYVPLRLNWDGLLVPPPAPDTQKPPGALSAPVLPAWVVRREGAALCLSLAILIGSLYLSLGLHACREEQGAACQPSPFLSPLARIQDGRLRNMHYLLSVVALAGWAYLLHRWLRHYGNLNAVGVPAVVAARWLLPAAFVLAALHWAVGSVPLEAEGQEHTPFRGLADLIRLAQSAMPRAAYVVLGLGAALVWLDPLTVFLKHRAPASHSNPHRSSSASAPPPPPRYRASIGISPQAELHHLIPQLYQRIRRSLEDGPAEAAGSGAGGEDGRPAVEAYGLGTVYSAPLVLFGGLLGVGLLLLHPESMAPAFLLLLLEAAALLHIHAACATLYSQQGDYSKSFSVPWTPVVLWSLAATQFFHATGHLPTFPSLQWGAAFVGFPEGHTGTLLPATMVTLNTFSSHILFALACPLLLFWPLVREVRWSKSGRSSMGEESEDVVMEMRLRENPQQFSSALLQLALRYLLVTGAQVFASVCAAAILRRHLMVWQVFAPKLMFEASGFLVGSVALLLGVTLILRVDVAVCSWFKRLLPDNSR; from the exons ATGAAGAGGTTGCCAATACTGGCCCTGCTGCTGTGGGTTTGTGCCCTGTTCTACGTGGGCATCTTTCTCTTCGTGGGCGGCTTCCTCCTGGTCCGTCTGGAGGTGAACCGGACCAGTACCTGTGAGGATGTCCtgctaccatcatcatcatcatcatcatcatcatcatcctcggcTTCGTCGCAGGCAGACTTCTGTCGTGCCCAGCCTCGCTTCCGCCGAGCCGTGGTACTCGTCATCGACGCGCTGAAGTCTGACTTCGCCCGTTACGACCCCTCAAACCTTTCCCCGCGCCCGTACGAGAACAAGCTGCCCGTACTGGACGAGCTGGCGAGGTCCAGGCCCGGCCACACGGGGCTCTTCACCTTCCAGGCCGAcccgcccaccaccaccatgcagcGCATCAAGGGCTTCACCACCGGCTCCCTGCCCACCTTCATCGACGTGGGGAACAACTTCGCCTCCAGCGCCATCCTGGAGGACAACCTCATCCACCAGCTGGGGCAGGCAG GGAAACGCGTGGTGTTCATGGGCGACGACACTTGGGAGAACCTCTTCCCCAAGAAGTTCCACCGCTCCCTGCCCTTCCCCTCCTTCAACGTGAAGGACCTGCACACCGTGGATAACGGCATCCTGCAACACATCTACCCAGCCA TGAAGGGGGGTGACTGGGATGTCCTGATTGCTCACTTCCTGGGTGTGGACCACTGTGGTCATCGATATGGCCCTGACCATCCGGCCATGGCCGACAAGCTCACCCAGATGAACGACGTCATCAG gtcaGTAGTGGAGCATCTTGAGAATGACACGCTGCTGGTTGTCATGGGTGACCATGGGATGACTGATACGGGTGACCATGGAGGAGAGAGTGCCAAGGAGACAGAGGCGGCCCTCTTCCTCTACAGCCACTCACCTCTCTTTCCCAACCCACAGACTAAG GAGGACCCCAGTGTGGTGCCGCAGACGGACCTGGTTCCCACCCTGGCTCTCCTGCTGGGTATCCCCATCCCCTACAGCAGCGTGGGGCAGGTTCTACtgcccctcttccccctccccggCCAGGCACCGGGGCAAGGAGGAGGCCCCGATCAGGCAGAGGCTCTCTGGGTCAACGCCAAACAG GTGAACCGTTTCCTGGAGACCTACTCCAGCATGGCCAAAGACATTCCCCCCGACCGCCTGGTTGACCTCCGCTCCGCCTTCGCCCGCGTGTCCGCCGCCTACCTGGCCTCCCTCCAGCAGGGGGAGCCGGCGTCCCCAGAGCTGCTGCGCTCCATGCAGGCCTACCTGACCTCCGTCCGGGACACCTGCCGCGCCTCCTGGGCCCGCTTCCACCCcctcaagatggccgccgggctgGTTCTTCTGGCCGGGGCGTGCTTGCTCTGCTATGTGCTGTCCGAGCTGTCTTCAGCGGTGTTGTCGGTAGAGGGAGGCGTGCTGAGGACGCCCCTGGTGGCGGGAGCAGGTGTTGCGCTGTGTGTCGGCGCGGCACAGCTGGCATCGTTGGGCTACGTGGACGTGCCCTGGTGCTTGGCAGCTGCCGCGGCCTCCTCTGAGGTCCTCTTCTTGTGGAGGAACTGCAGACGCTCccttcgctcctcctcctcctcctcctcttcctcttctcataaAGGCCGTGTGTTGGCCGCCGCTCCACGCCGGAGCCTGCTGAGCGCCGCCCTGGTGGCGGTGCTGCTGCGCTGCGCCTCGCTGCTCTCGGACAGCTACGTGATCGCGGAGGGCCGCGCCGTCACCTTCCTGCTCTGTTCCCTAGGCCTCTACGTGCCCCTGCGCCTCAACTGGGACGGCCTGCTCGTGCCCCCTCCAGCCCCGGACACCCAGAAACCCCCGGGGGCCCTGTCCGCCCCTGTCCTCCCGGCGTGGGTGGTGCGTCGCGAGGGGGCGGCGCTGTGTCTCAGCCTAGCCATCCTGATTGGCTCGCTCTACCTGTCGTTAGGTCTTCACGCGTGCAGAGAAGAACAGGGAGCTGCATGCCAGCCGTCGCCATTCCTCTCTCCATTAGCGCGTATTCAGGACGGTCGACTGCGCAACATGCACTACCTGTTATCTGTGGTGGCGTTGGCGGGCTGGGCGTACCTGCTGCACCGCTGGCTGCGTCACTACGGGAACCTGAACGCGGTGGGCGTGCCGGCGGTGGTGGCGGCGCGATGGCTGCTCCCGGCAGCGTTCGTCTTGGCGGCGCTGCACTGGGCCGTGGGGTCTGTGCCGTTGGAGGCGGAGGGACAGGAGCACACGCCCTTCCGCGGCCTGGCAGACCTCATCCGGCTGGCACAG TCTGCTATGCCCCGGGCCGCCTATGTAGTGCTGGGCCTGGGGGCTGCCCTGGTGTGGCTGGACCCCCTCACCGTGTTCCTGAAGCACCGGGCCCCAGCCTCCCACTCCAACCCCCaccgctcctcctctgcctccgcaCCCCCACCGCCGCCCCGCTACCGGGCCAGCATCGGCATTAG TCCCCAGGCAGAGCTGCACCACCTCATCCCCCAGCTGTACCAGCGCATCCGCCGCTCCCTGGAGGACGGCCCCGCGGAGGCTGCAGGATCAGGGGCCGGCGGCGAGGACGGCCGGCCCGCCGTGGAGGCCTACGGCCTGGGCACGGTGTACTCGGCTCCCCTGGTGCTGTTCGGAGGCCTGCTGGgcgtggggctgctgctgctgcacccggAGAGCATGGCCCCTGCcttcctactgctgctgctggaggctgCTGCCCTGCTGCACATCCACGCCGCCTGCGCTACCCTCTACAGCCAGCAGGGGGACTACTCca agTCGTTCAGTGTGCCCTGGACTCCGGTGGTGCTGTGGTCCCTGGCGGCGACGCAGTTCTTCCACGCCACGGGCCACCTGCCCACCTTCCCCTCGCTGCAGTGGGGCGCTGCGTTCGTGGGCTTCCCCGAGGGCCACACGGGCACCCTGCTGCCTGCCACCATGGTCACCCTCAACACCTTCTCCTCACACATACTCTTCGCAC TGGCATGCCCCCTATTGCTATTTTGGCCGCTGGTGCGAGAGGTGCGCTGGAGTAAGAGTGGGCGGTCCTCTATGGGGGAGGAGTCAGAAGACGTTGTCATGGAGATGAGGCTGAGAGAGAACCCCCAGCAGTTTAGCTCCGCCCTCCTCCAGCTGGCTCTTCGATACCTCCTCGTCACCGGAGCACAG gtCTTTGCATCAGTGTGTGCTGCGGCCATTCTCAGGAGACATCTGATGGTGTGGCAGGTGTTTGCACCCAA gTTGATGTTCGAGGCCAGTGGGTTTCTGGTCGGCAGTGTGGCTCTGTTGTTGGGCGTGACTCTGATCCTGAGGGTGGACGTGGCCGTGTGCAGCTGGTTTAAGAGATTGCTGCCCGACAACTCCAGGTAA